The following nucleotide sequence is from Longimicrobiaceae bacterium.
GAGGCGGAGCGTCAGCACGCCGTCGTCCGAGACGAAGCCGCCCATCTCATCGGCGGAAAGCTGGCTCGCGACGCGGAAGTAGTAGCGCGTCCCGGGCGCATCTCCCGGAAGCTCGCGGGCCGTCTCGTCTTCCCCGTTCAGGATCCAGATGCTGTCCGCGGTGGCGTTGCGGAAGAGGCGCGCCTTGTCGCCGTAGTATTCCTCCAGGCTGGCGTACCGGTCGAGATGGTCGGGCGCCAGGTTGGTCAGGATGCCCATCGCAGGCGCGAACTTGTCGATGTCCGCGAGCTGGAAAGAGGAGACTTCGACGACGGCGACGTCCGGCGGCGTGTCGCGCAAAGCAAGCTCCGACAGCGCGATGCCGATGTTGCCGCCGGCCGGCGCGTCCTTGCCGGCCTCGGTCAGGAGATGCGAGAGCAGCGCGGTGACGGTCGTCTTCCCGTTCGTGCCGGTGATGGCGATCACGGGGGCGTCCAGCAGCGCGAACGCGAACTCCACCTCCGCCTGCACGGGCACGTGGGCCACGCGCGGATCGCGCAGGATGGGCACCGTGCGCGGGATGCCGGGGGAGAGGACGATGCGGTCGCATCTGCCGAGCTTCTCCGCGTCGTGGCTGCCCGCGTCCGCCTCGCCGCCCAGGGCGCGCACCTGCTCCGCGGCCTCGCGCGTGGCGGGCGTGTCGCCCAGGTCGCTGGCGTACACGTGCGCGCCGCGGGCCAGCGCCAGGCGCGCGGCGGCCAGGCCGCTTCGTGCGAGGCCCAATATGCCCACGGTCTGCCCGGCCAGCGGAAGGGTCATCGGATCTTGAGCGTGGCGAAGGCGAACATCGCGCAGATGATCCCCGCGATCCAGAAGCGGATGATCACCCGGTTCTCGTGCCACCCGATCTGCTCGAAGTGGTGGTGCAGCGGCGCCATGCGGAAGATGCGGCGCCCCGTGCCCGTCGTCTTCTTCGTGTACTTGAAGTAGACCGTCTGCGCGGCCACCGACACCGTCTCGGCCACGAAGACGCCGCCCACGATGGCGAGCAGGAACTCCGCCTTGAGCAGCACCGAGATGGCGCCAAGCACGCCGCCGATGGCCAGAGACCCCGTGTCGCCCATGAACACCTCGGCCGGGTGCGCGTTGAACCAGAGGAACCCCATGCAGGCCCCCGCCAGCGCCACGCAGAAGATGGTCAGCTCGCCCGAGCCCGGCAGGTAGAAGAGGTTCAGGTAGTCCGACGTGTCCACGCGGCCCAGCACGTACGCGAAGATCCCGAACGTGAGCGCCGCGATGGCCGAGAGCCCGGCGGCCAGGCCGTCCAGCCCGTCGGTCAGGTTCACCGCGTTCGAGAAGGCGGTGATGATGAACACGACCCAGATGGGGTACGCGAACCAGTAGAAGTTCAGGTGGAAAGTCTTGAAGAAGGGGATCTGCGTCCACGTGGCCGGCACCTGCTGGCTGAACGGGTGCCAGATGAGCACGATCCCCAGCAGCAGGCCGATGGAAACCTGGCCCACGATCTTGTAGCGGCCCACCAGCCCTTCCGTCTTCTTGCGGACGATCTTGAGGTAGTCGTCCATGAAGCCCAGCCCGCCCAGCCAGACCAGGACGATCATGGCCGCCCACGTGTACCAGTTGGTCAGGTCCGCCCAGAGCAGCGTGGGCACCACCGTGGCGAGCACGATCAACACGCCGCCCATCGTCGGAGTCCCGCTCTTGCCCAGGTGCGTCTGCGGGCCCTCGGTGCGGACGACCTGGCCCACCTTGAGCATGCGCAGCCGGGAGATGACAGCCGGCCCGAAGTAGACCGCCACCACGAACGCCGTGACCACCGCCCCCGCCGCCCGGAACGTCTGGTAGCGGAAGAGGTTGAAGATCATCCAGTAGTCGGCGAGTCGAACACACAAGTGGTAGAGCACCGTGTCAGGCTCCGGCCGGTTGGTGGAAGTCGGGTCGCATGCGGAAGGTGCGGTGTGCGTCGGGCTCGGATGGGCGGACAGTGCTCACGTGGGGTTACCCCAGTCCCGCTGCAGCAGCGGGATCCAGCGCTCCAGCTGCACCCCGCGCGAGCCCTTGAGCAGGATCGTCTCGTTCCCCTCGAACGACGGCGCGGAGGCGGCGTAGGCGTCCAGCGGGTCGTCGCCAGTGACCAGACGGTCGCCCAGCTCGGCGGCCAGCCGCGCGAAGGCGGGGACGAAATCGCCCGTGGCGATCACGCGGTCGATGCCGCCGTCGCGGACGTGAACGGCGATCTCCTCGGCCGCGCGGCGGTGGATGGCATCGGCGTGGGCGCCCAGCTCGCGCATGGTGCCGACGACGGCGACCTTCTTCGCGTCGGCCGGGATGGCGGCGAGGAGGTCGACGGCGGCGGCCAGGCTGGGCGGGTTGGAGTTGTAGCAGTCCGCCAGGACACGCATCCGCCCCACCTCGTGCCACTCGCCGCGCAGCTTGGGCCGCGCCATCGCCCCGATGCCCCGCGCCGCATCGTCCGCGCTGACGCCCAGCTCCAGCGCGACGCCGAGCGCGATCAGCGCGTTGCGGACGTTGTGGCGGCCCGGCTGCGGGAGATGCACGGCGGTGCCGCGGAAGCTCCAGCGCGTGCTGCCGTCCCGCTCCACATCTACCGAATCCATCCCGCCGTCCGGCCGCAGGTCCGCCGTCTCTTCCAGACCCGCGACGTGTACACGCCCGCGGCCGAGAAGCTCGTACGCCTTGGCGGGCAGCTCCGCCGGCTCGTCCGCGACGATGGCGACGGAGGCGGCGGGAAGGCCTTCCAGCAGTGCGACCTCCTCGCGGAACACGCCCGC
It contains:
- the mraY gene encoding phospho-N-acetylmuramoyl-pentapeptide-transferase, which produces MLYHLCVRLADYWMIFNLFRYQTFRAAGAVVTAFVVAVYFGPAVISRLRMLKVGQVVRTEGPQTHLGKSGTPTMGGVLIVLATVVPTLLWADLTNWYTWAAMIVLVWLGGLGFMDDYLKIVRKKTEGLVGRYKIVGQVSIGLLLGIVLIWHPFSQQVPATWTQIPFFKTFHLNFYWFAYPIWVVFIITAFSNAVNLTDGLDGLAAGLSAIAALTFGIFAYVLGRVDTSDYLNLFYLPGSGELTIFCVALAGACMGFLWFNAHPAEVFMGDTGSLAIGGVLGAISVLLKAEFLLAIVGGVFVAETVSVAAQTVYFKYTKKTTGTGRRIFRMAPLHHHFEQIGWHENRVIIRFWIAGIICAMFAFATLKIR
- a CDS encoding Mur ligase family protein, whose amino-acid sequence is MTLPLAGQTVGILGLARSGLAAARLALARGAHVYASDLGDTPATREAAEQVRALGGEADAGSHDAEKLGRCDRIVLSPGIPRTVPILRDPRVAHVPVQAEVEFAFALLDAPVIAITGTNGKTTVTALLSHLLTEAGKDAPAGGNIGIALSELALRDTPPDVAVVEVSSFQLADIDKFAPAMGILTNLAPDHLDRYASLEEYYGDKARLFRNATADSIWILNGEDETARELPGDAPGTRYYFRVASQLSADEMGGFVSDDGVLTLRL
- the murF gene encoding UDP-N-acetylmuramoyl-tripeptide--D-alanyl-D-alanine ligase, giving the protein MAEFRWTAAEVARALGLDASPEDAETTYAGVSTDTRKITAGSLFVALSGASFDAHDFLGQAADAGATAAVVSRVPVDAPEGMRLFVADTDTRTALGRLGRHRRRAFGGKVVGVAGSNGKTTTKELLRAALGSTLRVHATEANLNNQVGVPLTLLSIPDDADVAVVEMGTNEPGEIEVLTAIVEPDVGIITSIGEEHLEGFGDVAGVFREEVALLEGLPAASVAIVADEPAELPAKAYELLGRGRVHVAGLEETADLRPDGGMDSVDVERDGSTRWSFRGTAVHLPQPGRHNVRNALIALGVALELGVSADDAARGIGAMARPKLRGEWHEVGRMRVLADCYNSNPPSLAAAVDLLAAIPADAKKVAVVGTMRELGAHADAIHRRAAEEIAVHVRDGGIDRVIATGDFVPAFARLAAELGDRLVTGDDPLDAYAASAPSFEGNETILLKGSRGVQLERWIPLLQRDWGNPT